A stretch of Arthrobacter sp. NEB 688 DNA encodes these proteins:
- a CDS encoding lysophospholipid acyltransferase family protein, giving the protein MEPVYRPVIHAAKTLFFLQGTRFTITGEENVPRTGGAVMAINHTSYLDFMYAGLPAWPHRRYVRFMAKKSIFTHGVAGPLMRGMHHIPVDRHNGGDAFRLAVAALKAGEIVGVFPEATMSRSFELKEFKPGAVKMAQVAGVPVLPTTIWGGHRVWTKDHPKRLGRAGIPVHIAVGEPITLERRENVTAATERVKVAMQAQLDVQQAAYPTLTGDELVYLPARLGGAAPTLEASHEADEQDMRRTRDKFTG; this is encoded by the coding sequence ATGGAGCCCGTGTACCGCCCCGTCATCCACGCGGCCAAGACCCTGTTCTTCCTCCAGGGCACCCGCTTCACCATCACCGGTGAGGAGAACGTGCCCCGGACGGGTGGCGCCGTCATGGCGATCAACCACACGTCCTACCTCGACTTCATGTACGCCGGCCTGCCGGCGTGGCCGCACCGCCGGTACGTGCGGTTCATGGCCAAGAAGTCGATCTTCACCCACGGCGTCGCCGGGCCGCTCATGCGCGGGATGCACCACATCCCCGTCGACCGGCACAACGGCGGCGACGCCTTCCGGCTGGCCGTGGCCGCGCTCAAGGCGGGCGAGATCGTCGGGGTCTTCCCGGAGGCCACGATGTCGCGCTCGTTCGAGCTCAAGGAGTTCAAGCCGGGCGCGGTGAAGATGGCCCAGGTGGCCGGCGTGCCGGTGCTGCCGACGACGATCTGGGGCGGGCACCGGGTCTGGACGAAGGACCACCCCAAGCGCCTCGGTCGCGCCGGCATCCCCGTGCACATCGCCGTCGGCGAGCCGATCACCCTCGAGCGCCGCGAGAACGTCACCGCCGCGACCGAGCGGGTCAAGGTGGCGATGCAGGCGCAGCTCGACGTGCAGCAGGCGGCCTACCCGACCCTGACCGGCGACGAGCTCGTCTACCTGCCGGCTCGCCTGGGCGGCGCCGCGCCGACCCTCGAGGCGTCGCACGAGGCCGACGAGCAGGACATGCGCCGCACCCGCGACAAGTTCACCGGCTGA
- the eccCa gene encoding type VII secretion protein EccCa encodes MSVPARSGTREQAPEVPSGRLVLQPPPEITPSEGASGLLMQAVPMLGSLGSIGFVALSQQGARAWLTAGMFLVASVGFVLASGLRQRQQHSAGVLAARREYLAYLQEVRGTIRDAAARQREAALWDYPDPAALPVIAAEGTRVWERQASDVDFLQVRMGTTSQPLCLELEPPETPPLAQLDPVAASALHRLLSTHRVQPGLPASAALRAWPHVEVTGDADPARSLARSLVLQAAMQHAPEDLVIAALVSREARAEWEWLKWLPHALSPREHDAVGPVRLVGESVHDLLPLLPQEIVERPRFGPSERGALPHVLLVVDGGHVPPGNPVVTPDGVLGVTVLDLPEQWGELDSGTTLRLAVGPRTTSGPRAGTAPLEVISLARGVAHGVADQVSTTRAEAAARRLAPRYTADEPEARDALSASTELVDLLGTGDVRDFDVDTAWRARLQRDRLRVPIGVDERGLPVALDIKESAQQGMGPHGLVIGATGSGKSELLRTLVLALAMTHSPESLNFVLVDFKGGATFAGMADMPHVSAVITNLGQELTLVERMQDALQGEMTRRQELLRSAGNFANVTDYERARAGGADLEPLPALLIVADEFSELLAAKPEFADLFVAIGRLGRSLSMHLLLSSQRLEEGRLRGLESHLSYRIGLRTFSAGESRTVIGVPDAYELPPVPGLGYLKPDQTTLTKFKAAYVSGPPKGRRRRATSETGGSGSSEILPYTLATVAAGRRAPVEAAAPAPQETAEERAVFDIAVSRMKGHGRPAHQVWLPPLDVPSSMDQLFGDLREDPALGLTSPSWRSRGDYVLPVGIVDRPLEQRRELFVLRLGGAGGHVAVVGGPRSGRSTFARTLVTAIALTTTPLESQVYVLDFGGGTFTPMAKLAHVAGVANRSEPEVVRRLVAEIRGIVDAREAYFRAQGIDSIETYRRRRAEGRVDDGYGDVFLVVDGWPTVRAEFDELEGQITELAGRGLTFGVHVVLTTSRWMDFRNQIRDVLGTRVELRLGDPTDSEVDRRVAANVPKGRPGRGLTMTKHHFLGAVPRIDDRGSVDDLGDGVEDLVTRVNAAWQGPRGPKLRLLPEEITLEAVRGLAGPDERRLLLGVDEANLAPIGLDLAEEPHVYLLGDGDSGKTAFLRTVAHEVARLHTPDEAKLFVVDYRRGLLGELPEAHVGEYLTTEEQTVAAVEGITEFLRTRLPGPDVTPEQLRARSWWSGAEVYFLVDDYDLVVTSSGSPLRPLVPLLAQAGDVGLHLVVTRRSGGASRALFEPVLQSIRDLGSPGILLSGSPDEGMLIGRVKASPQPPGRARIVSRDLGDQVFQTAWQPPRHR; translated from the coding sequence ATGTCGGTGCCCGCACGCAGCGGCACGCGAGAGCAGGCACCGGAGGTCCCCTCGGGGCGCCTCGTGCTCCAGCCACCCCCCGAGATCACCCCGTCCGAGGGCGCCAGCGGCCTGCTCATGCAGGCCGTGCCGATGCTCGGGTCGCTGGGCTCGATCGGCTTCGTCGCGCTGTCGCAGCAGGGCGCCCGAGCCTGGCTCACCGCCGGGATGTTCCTCGTCGCCAGCGTCGGCTTCGTCCTCGCGAGCGGCCTGCGCCAGCGCCAGCAGCACTCGGCCGGCGTCCTCGCCGCGCGCCGCGAGTACCTCGCGTACCTCCAGGAGGTCCGCGGCACCATCCGCGACGCCGCGGCCCGCCAGCGCGAGGCGGCCCTCTGGGACTACCCGGACCCCGCCGCGCTGCCGGTCATCGCGGCGGAGGGCACCCGCGTCTGGGAGCGCCAGGCCTCCGACGTCGACTTCCTCCAGGTCCGGATGGGCACGACGTCCCAGCCGCTCTGCCTCGAGCTCGAGCCGCCGGAGACCCCGCCGCTCGCCCAGCTCGACCCCGTCGCCGCGTCGGCGCTGCACCGCCTCCTCTCGACCCACCGCGTCCAGCCCGGCCTGCCCGCCTCGGCGGCGCTGCGCGCGTGGCCGCACGTCGAGGTGACGGGGGACGCCGACCCCGCGCGCTCCCTCGCCCGCTCGCTCGTCCTCCAGGCGGCGATGCAGCACGCCCCCGAGGACCTGGTCATCGCCGCCCTCGTCTCGCGGGAGGCGCGCGCCGAGTGGGAGTGGCTCAAGTGGCTGCCCCACGCCCTCAGCCCGCGCGAGCACGACGCGGTCGGGCCGGTCCGCCTCGTCGGGGAGTCGGTGCACGATCTCCTGCCGCTGCTGCCGCAGGAGATCGTCGAGCGCCCGCGCTTCGGCCCGAGCGAGCGGGGCGCCCTGCCGCACGTCCTCCTCGTCGTCGACGGCGGGCACGTGCCGCCCGGCAACCCCGTCGTCACGCCCGACGGCGTCCTCGGCGTCACCGTCCTCGACCTGCCCGAGCAGTGGGGCGAGCTCGACTCCGGGACGACGCTGCGCCTGGCCGTCGGCCCGCGCACGACGAGCGGGCCGCGCGCCGGCACCGCGCCGCTCGAGGTCATCAGCCTCGCCCGCGGCGTGGCCCACGGTGTCGCGGACCAGGTCTCGACGACCCGCGCGGAGGCGGCCGCCCGCCGCCTGGCCCCGCGCTACACCGCCGACGAGCCCGAGGCCCGCGACGCGCTGAGCGCCTCCACCGAGCTCGTCGACCTGCTCGGCACCGGCGACGTCCGCGACTTCGACGTCGACACCGCGTGGCGGGCCCGGCTGCAGCGCGACCGCCTCCGCGTGCCGATCGGCGTCGACGAGAGGGGTCTTCCCGTCGCGCTCGACATCAAGGAGTCGGCGCAGCAGGGCATGGGCCCGCACGGCCTCGTCATCGGGGCCACCGGCTCCGGCAAGTCCGAGCTCCTGCGCACGCTCGTCCTCGCGCTCGCGATGACGCACTCGCCGGAGTCCCTCAACTTCGTCCTCGTCGACTTCAAGGGTGGCGCGACCTTCGCCGGGATGGCCGACATGCCGCACGTCTCGGCGGTCATCACCAACCTCGGCCAGGAGCTCACGCTCGTCGAGCGCATGCAGGACGCGCTCCAGGGCGAGATGACCCGCCGCCAGGAGCTCCTGCGCTCGGCCGGCAACTTCGCCAACGTCACCGACTACGAGCGCGCCCGCGCCGGCGGCGCCGACCTCGAGCCGCTGCCCGCGCTGCTCATCGTCGCCGACGAGTTCTCGGAGCTGCTCGCCGCCAAGCCCGAGTTCGCGGACCTCTTCGTCGCCATCGGCCGCCTCGGCCGCTCCCTGTCGATGCACCTGCTGCTCTCGTCGCAGCGTCTCGAGGAGGGGCGCCTGCGCGGCCTCGAGTCGCACCTGTCCTACCGGATCGGCCTGCGCACGTTCTCGGCCGGCGAGTCCCGCACCGTCATCGGCGTCCCCGACGCGTACGAGCTGCCGCCCGTCCCGGGCCTGGGCTACCTCAAGCCGGACCAGACGACCCTGACCAAGTTCAAGGCCGCCTACGTGTCCGGGCCGCCGAAGGGCCGTCGGCGCCGCGCCACGAGCGAGACCGGCGGCTCCGGGTCGTCCGAGATCCTCCCGTACACCCTCGCCACCGTCGCCGCGGGCCGGCGCGCCCCGGTCGAGGCCGCGGCCCCCGCCCCGCAGGAGACCGCCGAGGAGCGGGCCGTCTTCGACATCGCCGTCTCGCGGATGAAGGGCCACGGCCGCCCCGCCCACCAGGTGTGGCTGCCGCCGCTCGACGTCCCGAGCTCGATGGACCAGCTGTTCGGCGACCTGCGCGAGGACCCGGCGCTCGGCCTCACGAGCCCGTCGTGGCGCAGCCGCGGCGACTACGTGCTGCCCGTCGGCATCGTCGACCGTCCGCTCGAGCAGCGCCGCGAGCTCTTCGTCCTGCGCCTCGGCGGGGCCGGCGGCCACGTCGCCGTCGTCGGCGGGCCGCGCTCGGGCCGCTCGACGTTCGCCCGCACGCTCGTCACCGCCATCGCCCTGACGACGACCCCGCTCGAGAGCCAGGTCTACGTCCTCGACTTCGGCGGCGGCACGTTCACGCCGATGGCCAAGCTCGCCCACGTCGCCGGGGTCGCCAACCGCAGCGAGCCCGAGGTCGTGCGGCGTCTCGTCGCCGAGATCCGCGGCATCGTCGACGCCCGCGAGGCCTACTTCCGCGCGCAGGGCATCGACTCCATCGAGACCTACCGGCGCCGGCGGGCCGAGGGCCGAGTCGACGACGGCTACGGCGACGTCTTCCTCGTCGTCGACGGCTGGCCGACCGTGCGCGCCGAGTTCGACGAGCTCGAGGGGCAGATCACCGAGCTCGCGGGCCGTGGCCTGACCTTCGGCGTCCACGTCGTCCTCACGACCTCGCGGTGGATGGACTTCCGCAACCAGATCCGCGACGTCCTCGGCACCCGCGTCGAGCTGCGCCTCGGCGACCCGACCGACTCCGAGGTCGACCGGCGCGTCGCCGCCAACGTGCCCAAGGGGCGCCCCGGCCGCGGCCTGACGATGACCAAGCACCACTTCCTGGGGGCCGTCCCCCGGATCGACGACCGCGGCAGTGTCGACGACCTCGGCGACGGCGTCGAGGACCTCGTGACCCGCGTCAACGCCGCCTGGCAGGGTCCGCGCGGCCCGAAGCTGCGCCTGCTGCCCGAGGAGATCACCCTCGAGGCCGTGCGCGGGCTCGCCGGCCCGGACGAGCGCCGGCTCCTGCTCGGCGTCGACGAGGCCAACCTCGCCCCCATCGGCCTCGACCTCGCCGAGGAGCCGCACGTCTACCTCCTCGGCGACGGCGACAGCGGCAAGACCGCCTTCCTGCGCACCGTCGCCCACGAGGTCGCGCGCCTGCACACCCCGGACGAGGCGAAGCTCTTCGTCGTCGACTACCGCCGCGGCCTGCTCGGCGAGCTGCCCGAGGCGCACGTCGGCGAGTACCTGACGACCGAGGAGCAGACGGTCGCGGCCGTCGAGGGCATCACGGAGTTCCTCCGCACCCGCCTGCCCGGCCCGGACGTCACGCCCGAGCAGCTGCGCGCCCGCTCGTGGTGGTCCGGCGCCGAGGTCTACTTCCTCGTCGACGACTACGACCTCGTCGTCACCTCGTCCGGCTCGCCGCTGCGCCCGCTCGTGCCGCTGCTCGCGCAGGCCGGCGACGTGGGCCTGCACCTCGTCGTCACCCGCCGCAGCGGTGGCGCCTCGCGGGCGCTCTTCGAGCCGGTGCTCCAGAGCATCCGCGACCTCGGCAGCCCCGGGATCCTGCTCTCGGGCAGCCCGGACGAGGGGATGCTCATCGGTCGCGTCAAGGCGTCGCCGCAGCCGCCCGGCCGCGCGCGCATCGTCTCGCGGGACCTCGGCGACCAGGTGTTCCAGACCGCGTGGCAGCCTCCGCGCCACCGCTGA
- a CDS encoding S8/S53 family peptidase encodes MRRAHLRRTVVAAALVAAASGVAAVPATAGTTAGAPYRLSAAASPGEWWRSAMGVDELNRRGTGKGVTVAVIDGPIDADVPELRGKVVSSRSFCTGARFGSPLRSPSATGKPAEHATSMAALIAGSGEGTGPGGRGIRGIAPDATIRHYAAMYRNDEDKATCPLVDGADDVDEGIARAIDRAASDGADVISISLIAGYDPELIDSVLNAYRADAIVVAGTPNDRSGVQYPGLANGVLAVVGVDSAGQIPEFGARRSNAIALAAPAKEVMAGSYDGTGWHSDTIVSGSSIATAIVAGGIAAMRSAHPGASAGQILHAVKDNVGLREKKSGSGYETWFRRSGSDLPTVRTANPAFGWGIFDPADAVQVDPSALPKDNPFVRQGKNEEPTAQQVATFMSLPAPTPTGSASPSASPTAGVTQSGTPAPQAAPAVRDDGGSGPPWLLLGAVGLVLLLLAGGGLVLRGRRAAAGTSPVPTTSVTTTSTTTTDGAAGAEGRNH; translated from the coding sequence ATGCGTCGAGCCCACCTGCGTCGCACCGTCGTCGCCGCGGCCCTCGTGGCTGCGGCGAGCGGTGTCGCAGCCGTGCCCGCGACGGCCGGGACGACCGCCGGCGCACCGTACCGCCTCTCGGCGGCCGCGTCCCCCGGTGAGTGGTGGCGCTCGGCGATGGGCGTCGACGAGCTCAACCGCCGTGGCACGGGGAAGGGCGTCACGGTCGCCGTCATCGACGGGCCCATCGACGCCGACGTCCCCGAGCTGCGCGGGAAGGTCGTCTCCAGCCGGAGCTTCTGCACGGGGGCCCGCTTCGGCTCTCCGCTCCGCTCGCCGTCCGCCACGGGCAAGCCCGCCGAGCACGCCACGAGCATGGCGGCGCTCATCGCCGGCTCGGGGGAGGGGACGGGACCGGGAGGGCGCGGGATCCGCGGCATCGCGCCCGACGCGACGATCCGGCACTACGCCGCGATGTACCGGAACGACGAGGACAAGGCCACCTGCCCGCTGGTCGACGGCGCGGACGACGTCGACGAGGGCATCGCGCGGGCGATCGACCGCGCCGCCTCCGACGGCGCCGACGTCATCAGCATCAGCCTCATCGCGGGGTACGACCCGGAGCTCATCGACTCCGTCCTCAACGCCTACCGCGCCGACGCGATCGTCGTGGCGGGCACTCCCAACGACCGGAGCGGCGTGCAGTACCCGGGGTTGGCCAACGGGGTGCTCGCGGTGGTGGGCGTCGACTCGGCCGGGCAGATCCCGGAGTTCGGCGCGCGGAGGAGCAACGCCATCGCACTCGCGGCTCCCGCCAAGGAGGTCATGGCCGGGAGCTACGACGGCACCGGCTGGCACAGCGACACCATCGTCTCGGGGTCGTCGATCGCCACGGCGATCGTCGCCGGCGGCATCGCAGCGATGCGGTCCGCCCACCCGGGCGCCAGCGCCGGGCAGATCCTCCACGCGGTCAAGGACAACGTGGGGCTGCGCGAGAAGAAGAGCGGCAGCGGCTACGAGACCTGGTTCCGGCGCAGCGGGTCCGACCTCCCCACGGTCCGGACCGCCAACCCGGCGTTCGGATGGGGGATCTTCGACCCGGCCGACGCCGTGCAGGTCGACCCCTCGGCGCTGCCGAAGGACAACCCGTTCGTCCGCCAGGGCAAGAACGAGGAGCCGACGGCGCAGCAGGTCGCGACGTTCATGAGCCTGCCGGCGCCGACCCCGACGGGCTCCGCGAGCCCGTCGGCGTCTCCGACCGCCGGCGTGACGCAGTCCGGCACGCCTGCGCCCCAGGCGGCCCCGGCCGTCCGGGACGACGGCGGGAGCGGTCCGCCCTGGCTCCTCCTCGGCGCCGTGGGGCTCGTGCTCCTGCTCCTCGCCGGAGGTGGACTCGTGCTGCGCGGACGCCGTGCGGCCGCGGGAACGTCACCCGTACCGACCACCTCTGTCACCACGACCAGCACCACGACGACGGACGGCGCCGCGGGCGCCGAGGGGAGGAACCACTGA
- a CDS encoding WXG100 family type VII secretion target codes for MGDGIKVGGAGIDALVDDMQKGLGQIEGRLGDMKNDLSKYVEQWDGSARAAYSQAQADWEKQIQECKQLLMDVRQAVISSKEDYLAGELRNTNMWG; via the coding sequence ATGGGTGACGGAATCAAGGTCGGCGGCGCCGGCATCGACGCGCTCGTCGACGACATGCAGAAGGGCCTCGGCCAGATCGAGGGCCGGCTCGGCGACATGAAGAACGACCTCAGCAAGTACGTCGAGCAGTGGGACGGTTCGGCCCGCGCCGCGTACTCGCAGGCCCAGGCCGACTGGGAGAAGCAGATCCAGGAGTGCAAGCAGCTCCTCATGGACGTCCGCCAGGCGGTCATCTCCTCCAAGGAGGACTACCTCGCCGGCGAGCTGCGCAACACCAACATGTGGGGCTGA
- a CDS encoding WXG100 family type VII secretion target, with amino-acid sequence MGDQFRAGAGVVKASADIVSAARGDLRKQVNDLRTQMEAVKAHWEGQGAASFQSVSEAWKVQTQDIVDVLDTFEANLTGTQRQYDADDAAASSNLSKYSSMLGNG; translated from the coding sequence ATGGGTGACCAGTTCAGGGCCGGCGCAGGCGTCGTCAAGGCCAGCGCCGACATCGTCTCGGCTGCGCGGGGGGACCTCCGCAAGCAGGTCAACGACCTGCGCACGCAGATGGAGGCCGTCAAGGCGCACTGGGAGGGGCAGGGTGCCGCCAGCTTCCAGAGCGTGAGCGAGGCGTGGAAGGTGCAGACGCAGGACATCGTCGACGTGCTCGACACGTTCGAGGCGAACCTCACCGGCACGCAGCGCCAGTACGACGCCGATGACGCCGCGGCGTCGTCGAACCTCAGCAAGTACAGCAGCATGCTCGGCAACGGCTGA
- the eccD gene encoding type VII secretion integral membrane protein EccD has protein sequence MSQSSAASASLVRVSVSSGTRRADLGVPGGIPVVEIVPELARELGVLDPEQATHGFRLVAGGGTLLDPDRSFAAQGVTDGSVLSLEVVDPSTDKVYDDVVEAVADVVETQFAPWTARHSAGTAVGASVVLFLCAAWALFTARDTGLLVAAVALAVALLLVGSAAVLHARAQAGGALALSLTALAFAATSGSAVAPADALWGRGLVWVGSAVAIVGLAAALVVARHRLVLAAGAVVGLVATAVGLATGVLDVDVTTVCAVVLVLAVVVGNVLPWAGLSSSRLTSHAPRTEAEIEADVPEVDRERVRGQVALGHEVMVAVGLSTGGAALLVTPQLVADGLAGTALVLAGCAATLLRTRHARTRTTVVIAMATGILGVALVAVVAALTHPTWRPALAVLLGATGAVVVALAVLAPRTRVRLGRVADALDGVALVSLLPLAAATVGIL, from the coding sequence GTGAGCCAGTCCAGCGCCGCGTCCGCGTCGCTCGTCCGAGTCTCCGTCTCGTCGGGGACCCGCCGCGCGGATCTCGGTGTGCCGGGGGGCATCCCGGTCGTCGAGATCGTCCCCGAGCTCGCGCGCGAGCTGGGCGTCCTCGACCCCGAGCAGGCGACGCACGGCTTCCGCCTCGTCGCCGGGGGCGGCACCCTCCTCGACCCCGACCGCTCGTTCGCGGCCCAGGGCGTGACCGACGGGTCGGTCCTCAGCCTCGAGGTCGTCGACCCCTCGACCGACAAGGTCTACGACGACGTCGTCGAGGCCGTCGCCGACGTCGTCGAGACGCAGTTCGCCCCGTGGACCGCGCGACACAGCGCGGGCACGGCGGTCGGCGCTTCCGTCGTCCTCTTCCTCTGCGCCGCCTGGGCCCTGTTCACCGCCCGCGACACCGGGCTGCTCGTCGCCGCCGTCGCGCTCGCCGTCGCCCTCCTCCTCGTCGGCTCGGCCGCCGTGCTGCACGCGCGGGCGCAGGCCGGCGGGGCGCTGGCCCTCTCGCTCACCGCCCTCGCCTTCGCCGCGACCTCCGGCAGCGCGGTCGCCCCCGCCGACGCGCTCTGGGGCCGCGGCCTCGTGTGGGTCGGGTCCGCGGTCGCGATCGTCGGCCTCGCCGCGGCCCTCGTCGTGGCCCGGCACCGCCTGGTTCTCGCCGCGGGCGCCGTCGTCGGCCTCGTCGCGACCGCCGTCGGGCTGGCCACGGGCGTCCTCGACGTCGACGTCACGACCGTGTGCGCCGTCGTGCTCGTCCTCGCGGTCGTCGTCGGCAACGTCCTGCCGTGGGCCGGCCTCTCGTCGAGCCGCCTCACCTCCCACGCCCCCCGCACCGAGGCCGAGATCGAGGCCGACGTGCCCGAGGTCGACCGTGAGCGCGTCCGGGGGCAGGTCGCCCTCGGCCACGAGGTGATGGTCGCCGTCGGGCTGTCGACGGGGGGCGCCGCGCTCCTCGTGACCCCGCAGCTCGTCGCCGACGGGCTCGCCGGGACGGCCCTCGTCCTCGCCGGCTGCGCCGCCACGCTGCTGCGCACGCGGCACGCCCGCACCCGCACGACCGTCGTCATCGCGATGGCGACCGGCATCCTCGGCGTCGCCCTCGTGGCGGTCGTCGCGGCGCTGACCCACCCGACCTGGCGGCCCGCCCTCGCGGTGCTGCTCGGCGCCACCGGTGCGGTCGTCGTCGCGCTGGCCGTCCTCGCCCCCCGCACCCGGGTCCGTCTGGGACGCGTCGCCGACGCCCTCGACGGCGTGGCGCTCGTGTCGCTCCTGCCCCTGGCCGCCGCCACCGTCGGGATCCTCTGA
- the eccB gene encoding type VII secretion protein EccB, with protein sequence MATKKDLVEAQSFSRRRLTTAFVSGAPGGREVEPDRPLRAVVGGLALTVVLVLGSMAFGYLRSSLPDDWGNDRLVIAEDSGARYVAIDDLLHPVVNTVSARLLIPSTQFKVLAVPDEELADKDRGPTLGILGAPDSLATADRLVNTGWLSCLGAGQQVSTAIGPRRRAEPADGSAVLVRTDDQVFVVGDGMRYPVRARDLSAVSVALRLDGLPPVAAPASWLNLFPEGPALGPLTVDDLGKPLPGLPPGAAVGSVLELQDDGRHYLVTPRGTLELLPDVALAMYRLGSGASADVLPVEAAQIARLQVQPQRTAPTAWPEALPTALETTPCATLAAAANKAPVVSLTTVTSDPPAADRGRTVVDTGSGALVRAVSGQVLGKGPVLAVDQTATAYSIVGADTEVLARLGYTPADVVPVPAAWTELFRSGPALGEDAARTVVSGTS encoded by the coding sequence GTGGCGACCAAGAAGGACCTCGTCGAGGCGCAGTCGTTCAGCCGCCGCCGCCTGACCACCGCGTTCGTCAGCGGCGCTCCCGGTGGCCGTGAGGTCGAGCCGGACCGCCCGCTGCGGGCCGTCGTCGGCGGGCTCGCGCTCACCGTCGTGCTCGTCCTCGGCAGCATGGCGTTCGGGTACCTGCGCTCGTCCCTGCCCGACGACTGGGGCAACGACCGGCTCGTCATCGCCGAGGACAGCGGCGCGCGGTACGTGGCCATCGACGACCTCCTGCACCCGGTCGTCAACACCGTGAGCGCCCGGCTGCTCATCCCCAGCACCCAGTTCAAGGTCCTCGCCGTGCCGGACGAGGAGCTCGCCGACAAGGACCGCGGCCCGACCCTCGGCATCCTCGGCGCCCCCGACTCGCTCGCCACCGCCGACCGCCTCGTCAACACCGGCTGGCTCTCGTGCCTCGGTGCGGGGCAGCAGGTCTCGACGGCCATCGGCCCCCGGCGCCGCGCCGAGCCCGCCGACGGCTCGGCCGTCCTCGTCCGCACCGACGACCAGGTCTTCGTCGTCGGCGACGGGATGCGCTACCCCGTCCGCGCGCGGGACCTCTCCGCCGTCTCGGTCGCCCTGCGGCTCGACGGGCTCCCGCCGGTGGCCGCGCCGGCCTCCTGGCTCAACCTCTTCCCCGAGGGACCGGCGCTCGGCCCGCTCACCGTCGACGACCTCGGCAAGCCGCTCCCCGGGCTGCCGCCGGGTGCCGCGGTCGGGTCCGTGCTCGAGCTGCAGGACGACGGCCGCCACTACCTCGTGACCCCGCGCGGCACCCTCGAGCTGCTGCCCGACGTCGCCCTCGCGATGTACCGCCTCGGCTCGGGCGCCTCCGCCGACGTCCTGCCGGTCGAGGCCGCGCAGATCGCCCGCCTCCAGGTGCAGCCGCAGCGCACCGCCCCCACCGCCTGGCCGGAGGCCCTCCCGACCGCCCTCGAGACCACGCCCTGCGCGACGCTCGCCGCCGCCGCGAACAAGGCCCCGGTCGTCTCGCTCACCACCGTCACGAGCGACCCTCCCGCCGCCGACCGCGGACGCACGGTCGTCGACACCGGCTCCGGGGCGCTCGTGCGCGCCGTGTCCGGGCAGGTGCTCGGCAAGGGACCCGTGCTCGCCGTCGACCAGACCGCGACGGCCTACTCGATCGTCGGCGCCGACACCGAGGTGCTCGCCCGGCTCGGCTACACCCCGGCCGACGTCGTGCCGGTGCCCGCCGCCTGGACCGAGCTCTTCCGCTCCGGGCCCGCCCTCGGCGAGGACGCCGCCCGCACGGTCGTCTCGGGCACGTCGTGA
- a CDS encoding S8 family serine peptidase translates to MTVRRSAARVAAPVLLAATALLPAAAPAGATGAAPAALPSAAEQCEEGRTQWVTDTPAALVRLGSRTAWTLATGKGVTVAVVDSGVARNQHLTGSSVLDGTSLVGGSARTDTRLHGTAVAGIIAARSVGSKSGVEGLAPDARILPVKVVADERTSEEGPDTDAGTLAAGIRAAVDGGAKVVNVSLSTAGDDARLRSAVAHARSKGALVVAAAGTTTEQAPVRGPRYPAAYPGVLGVGASDANDRPAEGSVTGSHVDVAAPGTDVLTTFGAWGDCYLGSEEGSTSYATAYVSAAAALLAQRFPSEGPQLWAHRLEVTAARDRRDARDDAVGWGVIQPVEALTAVLDAGMAGPPLPGTTAAPRAEAATTRLTVREVRDPHAGDRRQVLWVAVAAGSALAGLALVRLARRRRTA, encoded by the coding sequence GTGACGGTGCGGCGCAGCGCGGCCCGCGTCGCCGCGCCGGTCCTCCTCGCCGCGACGGCCCTCCTGCCGGCCGCGGCCCCCGCCGGTGCCACCGGCGCCGCACCCGCCGCGCTCCCCTCGGCCGCCGAGCAGTGCGAGGAGGGTCGCACCCAGTGGGTCACCGACACCCCGGCCGCGCTCGTCCGGCTCGGGTCGCGCACGGCCTGGACCCTGGCCACCGGCAAGGGCGTCACCGTGGCGGTCGTCGACAGCGGCGTCGCCCGCAACCAGCACCTCACCGGCTCCTCGGTGCTCGACGGCACGAGCCTCGTCGGCGGCTCGGCCCGCACCGACACCCGCCTGCACGGCACGGCGGTGGCGGGCATCATCGCCGCCCGGTCGGTCGGCTCGAAGTCCGGCGTCGAGGGCCTGGCCCCGGACGCCCGCATCCTCCCGGTCAAGGTCGTCGCCGACGAGCGCACCTCCGAGGAGGGCCCGGACACCGACGCCGGCACGCTCGCCGCGGGCATCCGCGCGGCCGTGGACGGCGGCGCGAAGGTCGTCAACGTCTCGCTGAGCACGGCCGGGGACGACGCGCGCCTGCGCTCGGCCGTCGCCCACGCCCGCAGCAAGGGCGCCCTGGTCGTCGCCGCCGCCGGCACCACCACCGAGCAGGCCCCCGTGCGCGGGCCCCGCTACCCCGCCGCCTACCCCGGCGTCCTCGGGGTCGGCGCGAGCGACGCGAACGACCGACCGGCCGAGGGCTCGGTCACCGGCTCGCACGTCGACGTCGCGGCCCCCGGCACCGACGTGCTCACGACGTTCGGCGCCTGGGGCGACTGCTACCTCGGCTCCGAGGAGGGCTCGACGAGCTACGCCACGGCGTACGTCAGCGCGGCCGCCGCCCTTCTCGCGCAGCGCTTCCCGTCCGAGGGACCGCAGCTCTGGGCGCACCGCCTCGAGGTCACGGCGGCCCGCGACCGGCGCGACGCCCGCGACGACGCCGTCGGCTGGGGCGTCATCCAGCCCGTCGAGGCGCTGACGGCGGTCCTCGACGCCGGGATGGCCGGGCCGCCGCTGCCCGGGACCACCGCCGCGCCGCGCGCCGAGGCCGCCACCACGCGCCTCACCGTGCGCGAGGTCCGCGACCCGCACGCCGGCGACCGCCGCCAGGTGCTCTGGGTCGCGGTCGCGGCCGGCAGCGCCCTCGCCGGGCTCGCGCTCGTCCGCCTCGCCCGGCGGCGCCGCACCGCCTGA